From the genome of Virgibacillus siamensis, one region includes:
- a CDS encoding extracellular solute-binding protein, whose amino-acid sequence MKWIKRKTIVMLVVILVPLALLAACSGSADGEDSGENVLEIVYRTPDEQATNWLESVKKEFEKKHKDVSVKLSTITGSEGNYPSKKVLMMKSEETAPDIIQEDSYQVKADAEAGYLQPISDRVNKWNDWNKFYDSVKSGVTGSDGKIYGVPFSTDVRGLWYNKKVFEKVGIPTPWKPESWEDVINAAKKLKGEVEVPFWLNSGKAMGEATTMQSFLMLLTGTGSKLYHEDSGKWVIESDGFVDSLQFFDTIYEEDLGPSLSWGITGQAGTKIAQQLMPKGEVGIALDGNWMSGNWVEDGAVPWPEWSETYGFTAMPTQNGQEPGKTTVSGGWTLAIPAKADKKDLAWKFIKLATSKENLRYGTQLTPRKDIAKLDEYLKITYQDKMTDLLEYTHFRPSYSTYPTISTNIQAAVEAVTTDSMTPEEAMERFAKDVKRDAGSENVTKE is encoded by the coding sequence ATGAAATGGATAAAGCGAAAAACAATCGTGATGCTGGTTGTAATTCTTGTTCCATTAGCTTTGCTGGCAGCCTGCAGCGGTTCAGCCGATGGAGAGGACTCCGGGGAAAATGTACTGGAGATTGTTTATAGAACGCCAGATGAACAAGCAACGAATTGGCTGGAATCTGTTAAAAAAGAATTCGAAAAGAAACATAAGGATGTCTCTGTGAAATTATCCACAATAACCGGCAGTGAAGGAAATTATCCGAGTAAAAAGGTTTTAATGATGAAATCTGAAGAAACCGCCCCGGATATAATTCAGGAAGATTCGTATCAGGTCAAGGCAGATGCTGAAGCTGGCTATTTACAACCTATTTCAGACAGGGTTAACAAATGGAATGATTGGAATAAATTTTATGATTCCGTTAAAAGCGGGGTAACCGGCAGCGATGGCAAGATATATGGTGTTCCTTTTTCGACAGATGTAAGAGGGCTTTGGTATAACAAAAAGGTTTTTGAAAAAGTAGGGATTCCAACACCATGGAAGCCTGAAAGCTGGGAAGATGTAATAAATGCTGCTAAAAAGCTTAAAGGAGAAGTTGAAGTTCCTTTTTGGCTGAATTCCGGAAAAGCAATGGGGGAAGCAACTACAATGCAAAGTTTCTTGATGCTGCTCACCGGAACAGGCAGCAAGCTTTATCATGAAGATAGCGGTAAATGGGTGATTGAAAGTGATGGATTCGTCGATTCGTTACAATTTTTTGATACCATTTATGAAGAAGATCTTGGTCCAAGTCTGAGTTGGGGTATCACAGGTCAGGCAGGTACGAAAATAGCCCAGCAGCTTATGCCGAAAGGGGAAGTTGGGATAGCACTGGATGGAAATTGGATGTCAGGAAATTGGGTTGAAGATGGGGCAGTACCTTGGCCGGAGTGGAGTGAAACGTACGGATTTACTGCTATGCCCACACAAAACGGACAAGAACCCGGGAAAACCACTGTATCTGGGGGCTGGACACTTGCCATCCCTGCCAAGGCGGATAAGAAAGATCTTGCATGGAAATTTATCAAATTGGCAACTAGTAAGGAAAACTTAAGGTATGGGACACAACTGACACCGCGAAAAGATATTGCAAAATTGGATGAGTATTTAAAAATCACGTACCAGGATAAAATGACGGATTTACTTGAATATACACATTTCCGGCCATCGTATAGTACGTATCCAACTATTTCGACCAATATTCAGGCTGCAGTAGAGGCGGTAACAACGGATTCGATGACTCCTGAAGAAGCTATGGAAAGATTTGCTAAAGATGTTAAGCGGGATGCTGGTTCGGAGAATGTTACGAAAGAGTAA
- the manA gene encoding mannose-6-phosphate isomerase, class I — protein MYNEPIFLKPVFQERIWGGQKLKTEYNYDIPSDQTGEAWVISAHPNGPSIIENGPLKGKTLKDAWENHGELFHKATENDEAYPLLVKILDANADLSVQVHPDDTYAFKVEDQPYGKTECWYVLDAEPDAEIVFGHQASTYDEFVQMIDDGEWNSLLRRVKVKPGDFVYVPSGTIHAIGKGIVILETQQSSDITYRVYDYDRTDAEGNKRELHLEKAKQVSAVPHQDPALDQNEMVSGGLFMKKLARNDYFAVSHWNLEGEAKQKLSEDFLQVSVIDGEAVLEVHGKRFEIQKGMHFILPNGIGSYSLSGNAEFIVSWV, from the coding sequence ATGTATAATGAACCAATTTTTCTAAAGCCTGTTTTCCAGGAGCGGATTTGGGGCGGCCAAAAGTTAAAGACAGAATACAATTATGACATCCCTTCCGATCAGACTGGCGAGGCATGGGTTATTTCGGCACATCCGAATGGTCCAAGCATCATTGAAAACGGACCATTGAAAGGTAAGACACTTAAGGATGCATGGGAGAACCATGGGGAATTATTCCATAAAGCAACAGAAAATGATGAAGCATACCCGCTTCTCGTTAAAATATTGGATGCAAATGCTGATTTATCTGTGCAAGTTCATCCGGACGATACATATGCGTTTAAGGTGGAAGACCAACCGTATGGGAAAACGGAATGTTGGTATGTGTTGGATGCAGAACCGGATGCGGAAATTGTCTTTGGGCACCAAGCTTCCACATATGATGAATTCGTACAAATGATTGACGATGGGGAATGGAATAGTCTCTTAAGGCGTGTGAAGGTGAAGCCAGGGGATTTTGTTTATGTGCCAAGCGGTACCATTCATGCAATTGGAAAAGGTATTGTCATTCTGGAAACCCAGCAGAGCTCTGATATTACCTATCGTGTGTATGATTATGACCGGACGGATGCAGAAGGGAACAAACGGGAATTGCACCTGGAGAAAGCAAAACAGGTGAGTGCCGTACCGCATCAGGATCCGGCTTTGGATCAAAACGAGATGGTTTCTGGAGGGTTATTTATGAAAAAGCTTGCCAGAAACGATTATTTTGCTGTTAGTCACTGGAATTTGGAAGGCGAAGCAAAGCAAAAATTATCAGAGGACTTTTTGCAGGTTAGTGTCATTGATGGTGAAGCAGTGCTGGAAGTGCATGGCAAGCGTTTTGAAATTCAAAAAGGAATGCATTTTATTTTGCCGAACGGTATTGGTTCCTATTCTCTGTCGGGTAATGCGGAGTTTATTGTAAGTTGGGTATAA
- a CDS encoding ROK family transcriptional regulator, producing the protein MRRGTFQWMKSMNKSIILNKIRTDAPISRAQIAKDTAITPPTVGSIVKELIEQGIVMESDVGESKGGRKPTMLMIDNEHFYIIGVDAGPETVDCVLADLSGVIVERTSQKLVLPITNNQFLKILKETIGAILKTFTVEMEKLVGIGIAMHGVVNVETGTSIYAPNLNLSNIPIKAELEKEFGIMAKVENDARAMALGESWFGNHGHVESMTAVNLGRGVGAGHVINGKLYHGATDIAGEIGHMMIDLQGEICECGNRGCLQTMVSGPAIVRRAKRALQLITQPEIESLTGQKVFQLACDGNKICDNILKETGTYIGIGLTNLIHMFNPGKIILSGGVTNAEAFILEPARQSIKQLALTSETAKTEVVISKLGGDATILGAVSLLLVELFDLE; encoded by the coding sequence ATGCGACGGGGTACTTTTCAATGGATGAAATCGATGAATAAGTCAATCATACTCAATAAAATACGCACAGATGCGCCAATATCGAGAGCGCAAATTGCTAAGGATACGGCCATTACACCCCCGACTGTAGGAAGTATTGTAAAAGAGTTGATTGAACAGGGGATTGTTATGGAAAGTGATGTTGGGGAATCTAAGGGCGGCAGGAAACCGACAATGCTTATGATTGATAATGAGCACTTTTATATTATCGGCGTTGATGCAGGACCGGAAACGGTTGATTGTGTTTTGGCAGACTTGTCGGGTGTGATTGTGGAACGGACCTCCCAAAAATTAGTACTTCCCATAACGAATAACCAATTTCTGAAAATCCTGAAAGAAACGATCGGGGCGATACTGAAAACATTTACGGTTGAAATGGAAAAATTGGTCGGGATTGGAATTGCGATGCATGGTGTAGTTAATGTGGAAACAGGTACATCCATTTATGCCCCAAACCTGAACCTGTCCAACATCCCAATTAAAGCAGAACTGGAAAAGGAATTTGGGATTATGGCAAAAGTGGAGAACGATGCACGGGCAATGGCACTGGGGGAATCCTGGTTTGGAAATCATGGTCATGTTGAAAGTATGACTGCGGTAAACCTTGGGCGAGGTGTCGGAGCCGGTCATGTCATCAACGGTAAGCTTTACCATGGGGCGACGGATATTGCCGGTGAAATCGGCCATATGATGATTGATCTGCAAGGAGAAATTTGTGAATGCGGAAATCGCGGGTGCTTGCAAACAATGGTTTCCGGACCTGCCATTGTGAGACGGGCGAAAAGGGCATTGCAGCTTATTACCCAGCCTGAGATTGAGTCACTAACGGGTCAAAAAGTATTTCAGTTGGCGTGTGACGGTAATAAAATATGCGATAATATTCTGAAAGAAACCGGTACATATATTGGAATCGGGTTAACTAACTTAATCCATATGTTTAATCCCGGGAAAATAATTTTAAGTGGCGGCGTTACAAATGCCGAAGCCTTTATTCTTGAACCCGCCCGTCAAAGCATTAAACAGCTTGCTTTGACTTCAGAAACGGCAAAAACAGAAGTTGTCATCAGTAAGTTGGGTGGTGATGCAACAATTCTCGGGGCGGTTTCACTGCTTTTAGTGGAGTTGTTTGATTTGGAATGA
- a CDS encoding glycoside hydrolase family 2 TIM barrel-domain containing protein: MYKKLIGFVTLVSLLCLSSHMMSTSAEEKSTPEWNNNPETVEVNREPAHATLMPYKDVKSALKGDPTNSNYYKSLNGKWRFKWSKNPAERPKNFYKADYNATNWDKIKVPSNWQVKGYGHPIYLNARHPWIGYERLQAPMAPTKYNPVGSYRTKFTVPGNWKKRKTFISFQGVKSAFYLWINGEKVGYSEGSFTPAEFDISKYLKNGTNTLAVEVYQWSDGSWLENQDMVDLSGIFRDVYLFSMPEIHMQDFKVTTDLDKEYKDATLNVNVDVSNYGKNNPKTHYIEAMLYNEKEEKILKQPIKMDVSFNGEKEVSIEKERFVENPLKWSAEHPNLYTLVLRLKDSSGDTIEIESTKVGFREFEMKNNIMHINGKPITFKGVNRHEMSPYTGQTLTKERMIEEIKMMKKFNINAVRTSHYPNDPLWYKLTDKYGLYVIDETNLESHRSAGELPKSDPQWLPSAMDRLKRMVERDKNHPSVLIWSLGNEAGEGDTFRKMSDWVHENDPTRIVHYPGMGHGPVPEDMSDIATDMYPKVELVEAYAKSDANRPYIMSEYAHAMGNSVGNLYQYWEVVDKYPKIQGGFIWDWVDQSIWWPTPDGYEEDGFFSYGGDWKKGYPNSDNFLADGLVYPDLSVQPELWEVKKVYQNIEIDSINLKKGKVKIKNEHLFTNVNAFNVSWELMADDKVVQKGQLKNLDIAPLTSKEIAVPFEKPQLKSGVEYWLNFSFTLKEDKLWANKGHEIASEQFKVPFETPEIPVKNLTEMADLNVDQSDNSIKITSENFEVIFDKKTGTLSSYKFDGTQLIKNGPVPNFWRAPTDNDNGNGMPDRTGTWRDAGTNRDINGVTVEKIGNKAVRISVDNTLPTTNTSQYNVSYVVFGSGDIVVNNTLKPGEHLPEIPKVGTTLMLPKEFNNISWYGKGPQNNYWDRKTGYDVGVYEGTVEEQFVPQVETQETGNKTEVRWVTMTNEQGNGLMAIGLPLLNVSALPYTESDLENADHPYELKERDAIVLDLDYKQMGLGGDDSWGARTHPEFTLHADKTYSYSYRLRPITHQMSSPMELSNQRVTTDLVKNITIDGESLESFNTEVTDYTKTYLKGTIDEVPEVEVTPISEDVTVEITPAEELPGKTVIEVTSDDGLLTATYEINFEIVDELYLSDTEWKSATVGWRTIQMNRSIEGNPIRLWDGSKTVTFDKGIGTHAHSEIVYDLEGKGYTHFQSYVGIDQEIHNGSISFEVWLDGELAFNSGVMHNNTPMKKVDLNIEDKKTMKLVVTEAGDGNAEDHGNWAGAKFTAE; this comes from the coding sequence ATGTACAAAAAACTGATTGGTTTTGTTACGTTGGTTTCTCTTCTCTGTCTCAGCTCACACATGATGTCAACCTCCGCAGAAGAAAAAAGCACTCCGGAATGGAATAACAATCCGGAAACCGTTGAAGTAAACCGGGAGCCGGCACATGCAACATTGATGCCGTATAAAGATGTTAAATCAGCTTTAAAGGGTGATCCAACAAATTCAAATTATTATAAGTCTTTAAATGGAAAATGGAGATTCAAATGGTCCAAAAATCCAGCTGAAAGGCCCAAAAACTTTTATAAGGCGGATTATAATGCAACAAACTGGGATAAAATTAAGGTTCCAAGCAACTGGCAAGTAAAGGGGTACGGTCACCCCATTTATTTAAATGCCCGTCACCCATGGATTGGTTATGAGCGATTACAGGCACCTATGGCCCCTACGAAATACAACCCGGTTGGCTCTTATCGGACCAAGTTTACAGTACCTGGTAATTGGAAAAAGCGGAAAACCTTTATTTCTTTCCAGGGAGTAAAATCCGCATTCTATTTGTGGATCAATGGGGAAAAAGTAGGCTACAGTGAGGGAAGTTTTACACCAGCGGAATTTGATATCTCAAAATACCTGAAGAATGGAACAAATACGTTGGCTGTGGAAGTTTATCAATGGTCAGACGGAAGTTGGCTTGAGAATCAGGATATGGTTGACTTAAGCGGTATATTCCGCGATGTATATCTTTTTTCGATGCCTGAAATTCACATGCAGGATTTCAAAGTTACAACTGATTTGGATAAAGAATACAAGGATGCAACGTTGAACGTTAATGTAGATGTGTCAAACTATGGAAAAAATAATCCAAAAACGCATTATATCGAGGCAATGCTCTATAATGAGAAAGAAGAAAAAATTTTGAAACAGCCAATTAAAATGGATGTATCGTTCAATGGTGAAAAAGAGGTAAGCATTGAAAAAGAACGATTCGTGGAAAATCCATTAAAATGGTCTGCGGAGCATCCGAACCTTTATACACTCGTACTCCGTTTAAAGGATTCATCGGGGGATACCATTGAAATCGAAAGCACAAAGGTTGGTTTCCGTGAATTTGAAATGAAAAATAATATAATGCATATCAATGGAAAGCCGATTACATTTAAAGGTGTTAACCGTCATGAGATGAGTCCTTACACAGGCCAGACCCTCACAAAAGAACGAATGATTGAAGAAATTAAAATGATGAAGAAGTTTAATATTAACGCAGTACGAACATCTCATTATCCTAATGATCCACTATGGTATAAACTAACGGATAAGTATGGGTTATATGTAATTGACGAAACTAATCTTGAGTCACATCGTTCAGCAGGGGAACTGCCTAAGAGTGACCCCCAATGGCTGCCATCTGCAATGGACAGATTAAAAAGGATGGTCGAAAGGGACAAGAACCACCCATCTGTCCTCATCTGGTCCCTGGGAAATGAAGCTGGCGAAGGAGACACGTTTAGAAAAATGTCTGATTGGGTTCATGAAAATGATCCGACAAGAATTGTACACTACCCTGGAATGGGCCATGGTCCTGTCCCGGAAGATATGTCAGATATTGCAACAGATATGTACCCAAAAGTTGAACTTGTTGAAGCTTATGCAAAATCAGATGCCAACAGACCTTATATAATGTCGGAATATGCACATGCAATGGGGAACAGTGTTGGAAACCTGTATCAATACTGGGAAGTGGTTGATAAATATCCGAAGATCCAAGGCGGCTTTATTTGGGATTGGGTAGACCAGTCAATATGGTGGCCAACACCTGATGGATATGAAGAAGATGGATTCTTCTCTTATGGTGGTGACTGGAAGAAAGGCTACCCAAACAGTGACAATTTCCTGGCAGACGGGCTGGTTTATCCTGATTTATCCGTACAGCCGGAACTATGGGAAGTTAAAAAAGTATACCAGAACATTGAAATTGACTCTATTAATCTTAAAAAAGGAAAGGTCAAGATTAAAAATGAGCATCTTTTTACAAATGTAAATGCGTTCAATGTTTCATGGGAACTAATGGCAGATGATAAAGTTGTACAAAAAGGACAGTTGAAGAACTTGGATATTGCACCGTTAACCAGTAAGGAGATTGCTGTTCCTTTTGAAAAGCCTCAACTTAAATCTGGAGTAGAATACTGGCTGAACTTCAGCTTTACACTCAAAGAAGACAAATTATGGGCAAACAAGGGCCATGAGATAGCCTCCGAGCAATTTAAAGTACCGTTTGAGACACCTGAAATACCGGTAAAAAATTTAACTGAAATGGCAGATTTGAATGTAGATCAATCAGATAACTCGATTAAAATAACCAGTGAAAACTTTGAAGTGATTTTTGATAAGAAAACAGGTACCCTTTCATCCTATAAGTTTGATGGAACTCAACTCATCAAAAACGGTCCAGTTCCAAATTTCTGGAGGGCACCTACGGACAATGATAATGGTAACGGAATGCCAGATCGAACCGGTACTTGGCGGGATGCCGGAACGAATCGTGACATTAATGGGGTGACAGTTGAGAAAATCGGCAATAAAGCAGTTCGGATAAGTGTTGATAACACACTGCCAACAACAAATACATCGCAGTATAATGTTTCTTATGTTGTTTTCGGAAGTGGCGATATTGTCGTGAACAATACACTGAAACCCGGCGAGCACCTGCCTGAAATTCCAAAAGTCGGAACAACGCTTATGTTGCCGAAAGAATTCAATAACATCTCCTGGTATGGTAAAGGTCCGCAAAACAATTATTGGGATCGTAAAACCGGGTATGATGTAGGTGTATATGAAGGTACTGTGGAAGAACAATTCGTTCCGCAAGTTGAAACCCAGGAAACAGGAAATAAAACCGAAGTCCGTTGGGTTACAATGACAAACGAGCAGGGTAATGGATTGATGGCAATCGGTTTGCCGCTGCTGAATGTCAGTGCACTGCCATATACAGAATCTGATCTGGAAAATGCTGACCATCCATATGAATTAAAGGAAAGAGATGCTATTGTGTTGGATCTGGACTATAAACAAATGGGACTTGGCGGAGATGACAGCTGGGGTGCAAGAACACATCCGGAATTCACGCTGCATGCTGATAAGACATACTCTTACAGTTACAGATTACGTCCAATTACCCATCAAATGTCATCACCAATGGAGTTAAGCAATCAGAGGGTAACGACTGATTTGGTGAAAAATATTACAATTGACGGTGAATCTTTAGAAAGCTTCAATACAGAAGTAACCGACTACACCAAAACCTATTTGAAAGGAACCATTGATGAGGTGCCTGAAGTGGAAGTCACACCAATAAGTGAAGATGTAACGGTTGAAATAACACCGGCAGAGGAACTTCCGGGTAAAACAGTCATTGAAGTCACTTCAGATGATGGACTTTTGACTGCCACCTATGAAATTAACTTTGAAATCGTGGACGAGCTGTATTTAAGTGATACCGAATGGAAAAGCGCTACAGTCGGCTGGCGAACCATTCAGATGAACAGATCCATCGAGGGGAATCCAATACGGCTATGGGATGGAAGTAAAACAGTTACCTTTGATAAAGGTATAGGAACACATGCCCATTCTGAGATAGTCTATGATCTGGAAGGAAAAGGCTATACACATTTTCAATCATACGTTGGTATAGATCAGGAAATCCACAATGGGTCCATTTCATTTGAAGTGTGGCTGGACGGTGAACTTGCCTTTAACAGCGGTGTTATGCATAACAATACACCAATGAAAAAAGTCGACCTTAACATTGAGGATAAAAAGACAATGAAACTGGTTGTAACTGAAGCGGGCGATGGCAACGCTGAGGATCACGGAAACTGGGCCGGCGCTAAATTTACAGCTGAATAA
- a CDS encoding carbohydrate ABC transporter permease, translating into MAAFPIGKVIKYLVLVVFAVLFLMPVYVIIVTSLKPLDEVSLEQMWALPTSINFNSYGQAIMELAPNFMNSIYLVIPATLLSALFGAMNGYVLSKWKFKGSETIFTIILFGMFIPYQSILIPLIQFLRTIGLYDTIAGLVLVHVVYGLPITTLMFRNFYASIPDQMIEAAKIDGASFLGVFRHIMIPLSITGFVVVAIWQFTNIWNEFLFAVTVTTNENQPVMVALQNLSGSQIVQWNVQMAGALVAALPTLLVYIILGKYFVRGLLAGSVKG; encoded by the coding sequence ATGGCAGCATTTCCGATTGGGAAAGTGATAAAGTATTTGGTATTGGTTGTGTTTGCAGTATTATTTCTGATGCCTGTTTATGTCATTATCGTAACAAGCCTAAAACCGCTTGATGAGGTTTCACTGGAGCAAATGTGGGCTTTGCCGACGTCCATTAATTTCAATTCATACGGGCAGGCGATTATGGAACTGGCGCCTAATTTTATGAACAGTATTTACCTGGTCATCCCGGCGACACTGTTGTCAGCGTTATTCGGTGCGATGAATGGATACGTATTATCCAAGTGGAAGTTTAAAGGCTCCGAAACAATATTTACGATTATTTTATTCGGCATGTTTATCCCGTATCAAAGTATTTTGATTCCGTTGATTCAGTTTTTGCGGACAATTGGACTGTATGACACGATTGCAGGGCTCGTGCTGGTACATGTTGTGTACGGCCTGCCAATCACAACACTGATGTTCCGGAATTTTTATGCGAGTATTCCGGATCAGATGATTGAAGCAGCAAAAATTGACGGAGCAAGTTTTCTTGGTGTGTTCCGGCATATAATGATCCCGTTGTCGATAACAGGATTTGTCGTTGTGGCAATCTGGCAGTTTACGAACATTTGGAATGAATTCCTTTTTGCCGTAACCGTTACAACGAATGAGAATCAACCGGTAATGGTTGCGCTGCAGAATTTGTCCGGCAGTCAGATTGTCCAGTGGAATGTGCAGATGGCCGGTGCGCTTGTTGCAGCACTGCCGACACTGCTCGTTTATATCATACTAGGGAAGTATTTTGTACGCGGGCTGCTGGCGGGATCGGTTAAAGGATAA
- a CDS encoding carbohydrate ABC transporter permease has protein sequence MVSEAVGKRKNRKKLTKDHWTAVAFLMPSIILILIFVYGFIGWTGYVSVSNWNTLTPDFSFAGLKNYLFLFQDFRFQADLRNTVFFTIFFIGLVIVMGLGLGILIDQKLKGESFFRNIFLFPMALSFIVTGVVWQWLLNPSTGFNQFLKFFGITPKWYTDTNILAGFEWGSIEFGIPVAIIAVVIAAVWQMTGFSLAMYLAGLRGIPDELREAARIDGASEFQIYWKVVIPMLMPITVSVIIIMAHISLKIFDLIYAMTGSGANFVTDVPAVYMFETTFKGHYYANGAAIAIIMLLLVAVFIIPYLWNSRRGGQ, from the coding sequence ATGGTGAGTGAAGCAGTAGGTAAGCGAAAGAATCGAAAGAAACTCACGAAGGACCACTGGACAGCGGTCGCATTTCTGATGCCGTCAATTATCCTTATTCTCATTTTCGTATACGGGTTTATCGGATGGACCGGATACGTTTCTGTCAGTAACTGGAACACGCTGACACCTGACTTTTCTTTCGCCGGCCTGAAAAACTATCTCTTTTTATTCCAGGACTTTCGTTTCCAGGCTGATTTACGGAATACCGTATTTTTCACAATCTTTTTCATTGGTTTGGTAATTGTAATGGGACTTGGACTCGGGATATTGATTGATCAGAAGTTAAAAGGTGAATCATTTTTCCGCAATATTTTCTTGTTTCCGATGGCACTGTCTTTCATTGTGACGGGGGTTGTATGGCAATGGCTGCTGAACCCGTCAACCGGATTTAATCAGTTTCTGAAGTTTTTTGGCATTACGCCGAAATGGTATACAGATACGAATATTCTAGCTGGCTTTGAGTGGGGGAGTATTGAGTTCGGGATACCGGTTGCAATTATCGCAGTTGTAATTGCAGCTGTCTGGCAGATGACCGGCTTTTCACTTGCGATGTATCTGGCAGGTTTGCGGGGCATACCGGATGAACTGCGTGAAGCGGCACGTATTGATGGTGCGAGTGAGTTCCAGATTTACTGGAAAGTTGTCATTCCAATGCTGATGCCGATTACGGTTAGCGTCATTATTATTATGGCGCACATTTCATTGAAAATTTTTGACTTGATATACGCCATGACAGGGTCCGGTGCAAACTTTGTCACCGATGTACCAGCAGTATACATGTTTGAGACAACATTTAAGGGGCATTATTATGCAAATGGTGCTGCGATTGCAATTATCATGCTGCTTCTGGTGGCAGTATTCATCATTCCATATTTGTGGAACAGCAGAAGGGGTGGTCAGTAA
- a CDS encoding ABC transporter substrate-binding protein → MRKLYGIVLFTAIVLVLAACSGGSDDAKGSSGSDSGEKSNTVEIFSWWTGAGEEDGLLALIDAFEKKYPDIKVKNAAVAGGAGTNAKAVLATRMQGDDPPSTFQVHGGDELNEGWVAAGKMESLNDLYEKNGWKNKFPEELIDLVSKDGKIYSVPVNIHRGNVIFYNKKVFEQHHIDVPKTLDEFLAAADKLKKAGITPMALGDKNSWPATQIFENTLLSVLGPDDYKKLFEGEIAWDDERVVKAAEKFGKILDYVNEDHSARNWQDSAQLVADGEAAMLNMGDWAKGYFVNDLNMKTNKDFGYFEFPGTKGEFAVITDTFGLPKGISNPKDVKKFLTFLGSTKAQDIFNPLKGSIPARTDADKSKYDAYGKEAMKDFKDARLVPSLAHGSAAAAGFLTKANQAVNIFVTQRDVDNFIKALKAASSEM, encoded by the coding sequence TTGAGGAAATTATATGGTATTGTACTTTTTACTGCTATCGTACTGGTTCTTGCTGCATGCAGCGGTGGATCGGACGATGCAAAAGGAAGTTCGGGTTCAGACAGCGGAGAAAAATCGAACACCGTTGAAATTTTCAGCTGGTGGACAGGGGCAGGGGAAGAAGATGGCCTGCTTGCTTTAATTGATGCCTTTGAGAAGAAATATCCGGACATTAAAGTGAAGAATGCTGCGGTTGCCGGTGGTGCCGGTACAAACGCGAAGGCGGTTCTTGCTACCCGGATGCAGGGTGACGATCCACCGTCCACATTCCAGGTTCACGGCGGGGATGAATTAAATGAAGGCTGGGTGGCAGCCGGAAAAATGGAGTCACTGAACGATTTGTATGAAAAGAATGGCTGGAAAAATAAGTTTCCGGAAGAACTGATTGATCTTGTAAGTAAAGATGGGAAAATTTATTCGGTTCCGGTAAATATTCACCGAGGAAATGTGATTTTCTACAATAAGAAAGTTTTTGAACAACATCATATTGATGTGCCGAAGACGTTGGATGAATTCCTTGCTGCGGCTGATAAATTGAAAAAAGCGGGGATTACTCCAATGGCATTGGGAGACAAAAACTCCTGGCCGGCAACGCAAATTTTTGAAAATACCCTGTTGAGCGTGCTCGGTCCCGACGATTACAAGAAGTTATTTGAAGGTGAAATTGCTTGGGACGATGAACGTGTCGTCAAGGCAGCAGAAAAGTTTGGAAAAATCCTTGATTATGTGAATGAAGACCATTCCGCCCGCAACTGGCAGGATTCCGCACAGCTTGTTGCTGACGGGGAAGCGGCAATGCTGAATATGGGTGACTGGGCAAAAGGTTATTTTGTCAACGATTTGAATATGAAAACAAATAAAGACTTTGGCTATTTCGAATTTCCTGGAACAAAAGGTGAATTTGCGGTTATTACCGATACATTCGGCTTGCCGAAAGGGATTTCCAATCCGAAAGACGTGAAGAAGTTCCTGACGTTCCTTGGGTCCACAAAAGCACAGGATATTTTCAATCCGCTTAAAGGTTCGATTCCGGCACGTACGGATGCTGACAAATCAAAATATGACGCATATGGAAAAGAAGCAATGAAAGACTTTAAAGACGCACGATTGGTACCAAGTCTGGCGCACGGATCTGCGGCAGCTGCAGGTTTTCTGACCAAAGCTAATCAGGCAGTAAATATTTTTGTAACACAGCGTGATGTTGATAACTTTATTAAAGCATTAAAAGCTGCATCTTCTGAAATGTAA